One window of Mauremys mutica isolate MM-2020 ecotype Southern chromosome 20, ASM2049712v1, whole genome shotgun sequence genomic DNA carries:
- the PCP2 gene encoding Purkinje cell protein 2 homolog, with protein MTTVEAKAEEEEKKEPSPASNPSSGSVSPEQEGFFNLLTHVQGGRMDEQRCNIQIVHGKSGADPEKQDSPSPPPEMDSFLDMLAHTQSRRMDDQRVSFNYLPGFQNTDRNAPSKPASGPTKK; from the exons ATGACCACGGTAGaagccaaagccgaggaggaggagaaaaaggagCCATCACCGGCCTCCAACCCATCCAGCGGG TCGGTCTCCCCAGAGCAGGAAGGCTTCTTCAACCTGCTGACCCACGTGCAGGGCGGGCGCATGGACGAGCAGCGCTGCAACATCCAGATCGTGCATGGCAAGAGCGGTGCTGACCCGGAGAAGC aggacagccccagccccccgccggAGATGGACAGTTTCCTGGATATGCTGGCACACACGCAGAGCCGGCGGATGGACGACCAGCGCGTCAGCTTCAACTACCTCCCAGGCTTCCAGAACACCGACCGCAACGCCCCCAGCAAGCCGGCCTCCGGGCCCACCAAG AAGTGA